A genomic stretch from Halichoerus grypus chromosome 5, mHalGry1.hap1.1, whole genome shotgun sequence includes:
- the PLA2G2F gene encoding group IIF secretory phospholipase A2, producing the protein MADRVQANPKVFRKKVLVRHPSGWMGPSLRASSSWRTSRSSLGMKFFTMVILAASVLPEACSSLLNLKSMVEAITGRSAILSFVGYGCYCGLGGHGLPMDEVDWCCHAHDCCYQKLFDLGCQPYVDHYEHAIENNTSVVCSELNETECDKQTCECDKSVVLCLRNQTYNEKHRNYLNIYCQGPTPNCSIYEPPPGEVAHRHFSPAPPTPP; encoded by the exons ATGGCAGATAGGGTGCAGGCCAACCCCAAAGTGTTCAGGAAGAAGGTGCTGGTTAGGCACCCCTCTGGGTGGATGGGCCCAAGTctcagggcctcttcttcctggaGAACGTCCAG ATCTAGCTTGGGTATGAAGTTCTTCACCATGGTCATCCTGGCCGCCAGCG TCCTGCCCGAGGCCTGCAGCAGCCTGCTTAACCTGAAGTCCATGGTGGAAGCCATCACGGGGAGGAGCGCCATCCTGTCCTTCGTGGGCTACGGCTGCTACTGTGGGCTGGGAGGGCACGGGCTGCCCATGGACGAGGTGGACTG GTGCTGCCACGCCCATGACTGCTGTTACCAGAAGCTCTTTGACCTGGGCTGTCAACCCTATGTGGACCACTATGAACACGCCATTGAGAATAATACTTCGGTCGTCTGCA GTGAGCTCAACGAGACGGAGTGTGATAAGCAGACATGCGAATGTGACAAGAGCGTGGTTCTGTGTCTCCGGAACCAGACGTACAACGAGAAGCATCGAAACTATCTCAACATCTACTGTCAGGGTCCCACGCCCAACTGCAGCATCTATGAGCCCCCCCCGGGGGAGGTGGCCCACAGACACTTCTCCCCCGCTCCCCCTACACCTCCCTAG